The genomic interval aaaaaaatactttcaaaatCTGAGTTTGTATGCCAgatttttgactcttttttcGTCAAGTTTTATGTTTGCcgccaaagcaaaaaattatCCTATGTTCGCCTATCCTACTGTCTTTTCAGATTCTTTATTCCAGACCGTTGATCATCGAGTcattttgatggaaaagaaTCAAAGATTTACCCataagttcaaatttggaaaacctTGCCTCATTCTAAGGCTGTAGGATTAATCTCATCTATACTTAATTCTCTCTCGTACCGGACTCTTTTAATTATCTAAGGAggctttttttgcattattaaATGGCTAGTTTCTATTTCAGTACAGGTTTCGGGATGTTTCACTCAAATaccaagcaaccaaggagTATTTTCACTGAAAATAGGGTAGTTTGACAAACATCACTCCACGGCATCCCTCAACATTTAGGCCACCTCCTTGGCGACCTAATACTTGGTTCACTCATGATTTAGCATTTGGTAATGTGTAACTAAACACCGCTCTTGTCTTTAGAAATCCATCTGATTATCCGCCACTTAACCATACGATACTTACTGGCCAACCAAACAATTCACGCATAAAAACATTTCATATCTTAACCCTCAGGTTCAAGGGCGTAACAGGAGAAATATTTAAGAACAAGTTGTGTCCtattaataatcacgggaggttgcgagTAGGGCTCcaaattcatattttcaatgggCTATGATAAATTATCATTGATAATGCTGTTGGAAtgttggaaacccgttagttagcctcaaaaagtaaacccTGATGTTCCTGCTGTGAAACCAGGGTTACTTTTAGCTCAACCTCAACTTTTGGCGAGACAATGGAAAAGGCGAGTGTGTCTCACTTTCCAAGGTTTCTGGcaagcttcaatttgaaatttgatttgatcccatcactacccTTAGCACGACTAGACCCAATCCCCGATCGAACCCCCTTCACATTTACCAACTCCCGAAATTCCTTTGAGAtcattttgggcaaaagtcGCGCAACTTCCTGGAAGAATTGAAACGACCCGAATAATTCCCACGCAACGCCGAAACTTCAAATCACGCAACCTGCCTTTTGTGTGACTGTGCATGGACTGTGCCCCCAGGAGTCAGGAGTGGCAAGTCGATCTCCAGTCAGGTTCGGCTGAATTGACGACCTCAACGCCCTCAATCTCACTCAGAGGGAGTAGCACCTCCGAAATCCGAACCTAGACAAAAGGCTCAGGTGCTTGCTCGCTGGAACTGTGCAACTCCAACTCGTCTTTCTGCATCACAATCTTCGTGTTCTCTCCCatcctgaaacaaaaaaaaacagcctGAGtcagaaaagagagatcaagCGGTACGgcacgaacgaacgaacgaacgaaggccGGTGGATCATGACTCAAAAATAGATAAAAGACCTTCATCTCCGCTGCTGGACTTTGAACAGAACTGAGCATCCCCATCCAATCCTCAATCCCCACCCTCGCTTGTaaagacagaaaaagaaaagaacacaAAGCGGGTAAGCGTGTGGAAGAACAACCTTGGCTGACTTGTGGTTCAAGTGGATTGATTCATCATCCCAATCGCAACCACAAACTACCACccacaacaataacaacagccAGAGCAATAATAATCCTAGTTCATTGTCATCCTGTCATCAAGGACGATGCAGAACCCGAATGAAGATACGGAATGGAACGACATCCTCCGACAGAAGGGAATCATCCCAGACAAGCCCAAGGAGCCCGAAATCACGGAAGAGGACATCGTAGCCATGGTGGAGCAGACCATCGACAAGAAGGCCAATGGTGAGTGAGGAAGATCAGCCCGGATCGAACTGGAGTGTGTACATAGTGAGCGAGCGGTTGGTTCGACTAATTTCAGGCAAGACCATGGACGAGATGAACCTAGATGAATTGGACGAGttggaggatgaagaggaagagaaggtCCTGGAGCAGTATCGTCTGCAACGCATGGCCGAAATCCGAGCTCTCCAGGCCAAGTCCAATTATGGGGATGTGCGCGAAATCTCGGCTAATGACTACGTCCAAGAGGTGAATCAGGCCGGGAAGGGCGTGTGGGTGGTGCTGCATCTCTACAAGCAGGGCGTGCCACTGTGCGCCCTGCTCAACCAATACCTCAGCCAGATATCCGCCAAATTCCCCACCGTCAAGTTTCTCAAGAGCATCTCCACCACGTGTATTCCCAACTACCCGGATAAGAATCTGCCCACCATCTTCGTCTACTTTGAAGGGGAGCTCAAGACCCAGATCGTGGGACCCATGAGCTTTCGAGGGATGAATCTGACCGTGGAAGAGTTCGAGTTCATGCTGGGTCGAACGGGGGCCGTGGACACGACCATCACGGAAGACCCCAAGCCCAAAGTCAAAGACGTCATGTTCTCCTCGTTGAAAGATGGGCGGAACACCCAGGGGGACGAGAGTAGCGATGAGAATGATTGGTAGGCGTATAGGTCTGAGAACACGAGGTCACGCACCCAAAGGCTCGGTGGTGGATTTGTTTGTATCTTTATATATGTATTTCGTAAAAGTTATCTACATATCTGAGAAGAATGCATGGAATCAAATTCTAGGTCGTAACGCTTCGTTATCATCTTGAAGAAATAACCGGAAATGACTCGCAAATTTGAGTGTCAAATTTGGAGCGATAATCGATTCATTAATTGATCCAAAGACAAAGCAACAGACAGAGCGAGGGAGGGAGAGGGAAGAAAGGAAATAATAAGCAATAAGAAGCAATTGGATCTCTTGGGGTTGTGATTGGCCACACTTTTCCAAATTAAATTTTGGCCAATGACGTTACTTTTAGGGTGGAAAGCCAATCTCTTTGGAAGAAAGGGTGAAGAAGAATGACTCATAATTGTTTCCTGAGAAGACAAGATGATTTTCTGGATTTCATCACCGGGATCAGATTTCAAATATAATATGATAGACAATtaattggaaaacaaaattgataatcacgcgTTTTGATTGTTGGGGGCAAAATCTTGAAACGAAATCCTgtcgcatttttttttgaaggggGGTAGGGGCTGGTCTGACAATCGAGTGATCAGTATCATATTCAAGGATCGATCAGAAAAAAAGATCGCAATAATCGTTAATCGTATTTTTGAGAATCTTCGTCTCGATTAATATATGGAAATCTCAAAAATCTCGTGCAGATGCGGTTAGCATTGTGGGGATTTGTTAACCTCTACTTTCTATGTACTAGAATTTTGAAGACTCGTGACTTGttcatcattgaaaaacaaggGGTGGGGGGGAAAAATAATCCTGgatattgtcactttttgtatGTACATGAGAAAAGATTGTGAAATTCTTTTGGTATGGTCGAACGGGTTTCGGTAGGGAATGAGCGAGAACTCGGATCAGCACGTGGAAGAAGGACTCTAGATTCATTGAAATCAAGTAGAATAAGCTTTTTATACTCTGGttcttttttcgtctttctaAATTTAACCGGGATTATTTGCACTTCGTTCTGGACGACTAAAGTTTTAAGTGGTAGTAGCAACCGGGATAATTTCAAACATATCAATCAATTATGGTAATACTTTCCCGCACCAATTTGGGCGTGTCAGGTCCAATGGCCGACCGACTCTCATCTGCCGCCGGACTATCGTATCAAGTGTCATCTGTCCCATTTGGACAGATTttgggtgagtgagtgtgagtgCGTATCTGGTAGTGTAGAATATAACGTGATTAGAAAAGCGACAATCTTCCAAAAAGTGTTGTGAGGTCATTGCGGTCATGggttcaatttcatggagccgATGCTCATCCAAGACTCAGTCCGAGATGAGGGACGCCCGACCTCCTCCGCCCCTTCGATTCTGCTCCAAGGGAATGGAATGGAGGACCTCGTCCAGTAATTGAAGCGCTCGATGGAGATGGACTTCAATCCAACACGGGGTCTCCTTAATGGACTTCCGGTTGTAATCCGGTCCCCAGCCTTTCACAAAGGATAAGCGAAGAATGCACAAGCGGCGGAGGTCGTCGACGCCGATCCCGGCAGCCGCCGAAAGAGACACAGCGGGTGCAATCCCGCCCACCCCACCTTGTCCGGGCATGTGTCCGGCGACAGCGGCCGCTTGGGCCGCAGCGGCAGCATTGGCTGTTTGAGCTTGTTGTTGCATCTGTCTGTAGCACTGGCGTAAGTCGAACACCTACAAATGGAGTTATTTAGTTAAGTAAGCAGGCTTGACTGGCGAGGTGCTGATTGATTGCTTAGATTGATTGACTGATTCGTGAGGCAAAGCCGAGGTCTAAGAACCCACCTTGGTATGGGCCAAAGGGTAGATTTTGTGGACTGCATCTCCGGGGGCGCGACCCGCCTCTCGATCTAAGTAATAACTCTGAACGAAGACGNNNNNNNNNNNNNNNNNNNNNNNNNNNNNNNNNNNNATATTTGAACATGGGAAAATTTGAATGCAGCGC from Tigriopus californicus strain San Diego chromosome 5, Tcal_SD_v2.1, whole genome shotgun sequence carries:
- the LOC131881383 gene encoding viral IAP-associated factor homolog, translated to MQNPNEDTEWNDILRQKGIIPDKPKEPEITEEDIVAMVEQTIDKKANGKTMDEMNLDELDELEDEEEEKVLEQYRLQRMAEIRALQAKSNYGDVREISANDYVQEVNQAGKGVWVVLHLYKQGVPLCALLNQYLSQISAKFPTVKFLKSISTTCIPNYPDKNLPTIFVYFEGELKTQIVGPMSFRGMNLTVEEFEFMLGRTGAVDTTITEDPKPKVKDVMFSSLKDGRNTQGDESSDENDW